In Modestobacter versicolor, a single genomic region encodes these proteins:
- a CDS encoding DUF389 domain-containing protein — MLLHLRITVPADRSAAVHELLDDCPGVAHLAVVPGASVRPAGDLFLVDVARESADSLVHGLRELHVDRDGGIAMESVDAAVSRTAEEAEQRAPGDGSDAVVWEQVIRTTATDAVLSVSFLAFLTIATLLAAIAVVTDSAILVIGAMVLGPEFGPLAALAVGLVHGRRTMARRAVVSLAVGFALAVALTAAAAALGRALGWFGPALLDQERSATYFITHPDRWSLVVAVLAGVAGVLSLTSARSGALVGVFISVTTVPAAGAMALGLALGDAREFWEATAQLGINVAGILVAASSTLAVQRALWRRVPRVAPRVQRVGHARV; from the coding sequence GTGCTCCTCCACCTGCGCATCACGGTGCCGGCCGACCGCTCCGCCGCCGTCCACGAGCTGCTGGACGACTGCCCCGGCGTCGCGCACCTCGCCGTCGTCCCGGGCGCCTCGGTGCGCCCGGCCGGCGACCTCTTCCTCGTCGACGTCGCCCGCGAGTCCGCCGACTCGCTGGTGCACGGGCTGCGCGAGCTGCACGTCGACCGGGACGGCGGCATCGCGATGGAGAGCGTGGACGCCGCGGTCTCCCGGACGGCGGAGGAGGCCGAGCAGCGCGCGCCGGGCGACGGGTCGGACGCCGTCGTGTGGGAGCAGGTGATCCGGACGACGGCCACCGACGCCGTCCTGTCGGTGTCCTTCCTCGCCTTCCTGACCATCGCCACCCTGCTGGCCGCGATCGCCGTGGTGACCGACTCGGCGATCCTGGTGATCGGCGCGATGGTGTTGGGCCCGGAGTTCGGCCCGCTGGCCGCGCTGGCCGTGGGCCTGGTGCACGGGCGCCGGACGATGGCCCGGCGGGCGGTCGTCTCGCTGGCCGTCGGCTTCGCGCTCGCGGTCGCCCTCACCGCCGCCGCGGCGGCGCTCGGCCGGGCGCTGGGCTGGTTCGGACCCGCGCTGCTCGACCAGGAGCGCAGCGCCACCTACTTCATCACCCACCCCGACCGGTGGTCGCTGGTCGTGGCGGTGCTGGCCGGTGTCGCGGGGGTGCTCTCGCTGACCTCCGCCCGGTCGGGGGCCCTGGTCGGCGTGTTCATCTCCGTCACCACCGTGCCGGCGGCCGGGGCGATGGCGCTGGGGCTCGCGCTCGGCGACGCCCGCGAGTTCTGGGAGGCGACGGCCCAGCTCGGGATCAACGTGGCCGGCATCCTCGTCGCCGCGTCGAGCACGCTGGCCGTGCAACGGGCGCTGTGGCGCCGGGTGCCCCGGGTGGCTCCCCGGGTGCAGCGGGTGGGGCACGCCCGGGTCTGA
- a CDS encoding (Fe-S)-binding protein: MGPLQIVLGTLAVVLLVVSVVYATKAVRAMLRIFKAGQPDPTRLRPVGPRLKTLAVESLGHTRMLKWSAIGAAHWFVFVGFYGLFLTLVEAFGEVWNPEWHLPLIGEWALWNLFVDLIGTGTVLGILYLIYRRQKDHPRRQGRASRFAGSNEGRGYFVEAVVLTIGLCILLIRAIKVAADLTDAPAWSHPVSGALANIVPASPDLLSVVAFVKIVVSLAWLITISRVLNMGVAWHRFSAFFNIYFKREDDGKVALGPLQPMTSGGKPIDFEDPGEDDVFGRGKIEDFTWKGMLDFTTCTECGRCQSQCPAWNTGKPLSPKMVVMDLRDHLYAKAPYLTGASKASDEAPNFADFTTLEPSDEQVWASGYARIQGTNDAQAHRPLVGTLEEGGVIDPDVLWSCTNCGACVEQCPVDIEHVDHIMDMRRYQVLIESSFPSEAGVMMRNLENRGNPWGVGGNVREEWTKELDFEVRKVDGAIEDDVEYLFWVGCAGAIDDRAKKVTKAVAELLHIAGVEFAVLGNGETCSGDPARRMGNEFLFQQLAQENVETLNAVFEERPAGRRKIVATCPHCFNSINREYPQLGGDYDVVHHTQLLGQLVEEGRLTPVTPIDRKVTYHDPCFLGRHNKVYTPPREILDSVQGLTTQEMHRCKDRGFCCGAGGARMWMEEKIGKRINVERTEEALELDPDVISTACPFCITMLSDAVTSKKQAGEAKEHVEVLDVSQILLRSMAPAGAPGTESGPGVGTVPDDPAGTGSAATQHD, translated from the coding sequence ATGGGCCCGTTGCAGATCGTCCTCGGCACGCTGGCCGTGGTCCTCCTGGTCGTCTCGGTGGTCTACGCCACCAAGGCGGTCCGCGCGATGCTGCGGATCTTCAAGGCCGGCCAGCCCGACCCCACCCGGCTGCGCCCGGTGGGGCCGCGGCTGAAGACGCTGGCCGTCGAGTCGCTCGGGCACACCCGGATGCTCAAGTGGTCGGCCATCGGCGCCGCCCACTGGTTCGTGTTCGTCGGCTTCTACGGGCTGTTCCTCACCCTGGTCGAGGCGTTCGGCGAGGTGTGGAACCCGGAGTGGCACCTGCCGCTGATCGGCGAGTGGGCGCTGTGGAACCTCTTCGTCGACCTGATCGGCACCGGCACCGTGCTCGGCATCCTGTACCTGATCTACCGGCGGCAGAAGGACCACCCGCGCCGGCAGGGCCGGGCCAGCCGGTTCGCCGGGTCCAACGAGGGCCGCGGCTACTTCGTCGAAGCCGTCGTCCTGACCATCGGCCTGTGCATCCTGCTGATCCGCGCGATCAAGGTGGCCGCCGACCTGACCGACGCCCCGGCGTGGTCGCACCCGGTCTCCGGGGCGCTCGCGAACATCGTGCCGGCCAGCCCGGACCTGCTGTCGGTCGTCGCGTTCGTCAAGATCGTGGTCAGCCTGGCCTGGCTGATCACCATCTCCCGGGTGCTCAACATGGGCGTCGCGTGGCACCGCTTCAGCGCGTTCTTCAACATCTACTTCAAGCGCGAGGACGACGGGAAGGTCGCGCTCGGCCCGCTGCAGCCGATGACCTCCGGCGGCAAGCCGATCGACTTCGAGGACCCCGGCGAGGACGACGTCTTCGGTCGCGGCAAGATCGAGGACTTCACCTGGAAGGGGATGCTGGACTTCACCACCTGCACCGAGTGCGGGCGGTGCCAGAGCCAGTGCCCGGCCTGGAACACCGGCAAGCCGCTGTCGCCCAAGATGGTCGTGATGGACCTGCGGGACCACCTGTACGCCAAGGCCCCGTACCTCACCGGCGCGTCCAAGGCCTCCGACGAGGCGCCGAACTTCGCCGACTTCACCACCCTCGAGCCCAGCGACGAGCAGGTGTGGGCCTCCGGCTACGCCCGCATCCAGGGCACCAACGACGCCCAGGCGCACCGGCCGCTGGTCGGCACCCTCGAGGAGGGCGGGGTCATCGACCCCGACGTGCTGTGGAGCTGCACCAACTGCGGCGCCTGCGTCGAGCAGTGCCCGGTCGACATCGAGCACGTCGACCACATCATGGACATGCGCCGCTACCAGGTGCTGATCGAGTCGTCCTTCCCCTCCGAGGCCGGCGTGATGATGCGCAACCTGGAGAACCGCGGGAACCCGTGGGGCGTGGGCGGCAACGTCCGCGAGGAGTGGACCAAGGAGCTGGACTTCGAGGTCCGGAAGGTCGACGGCGCGATCGAGGACGACGTCGAGTACCTGTTCTGGGTGGGCTGCGCCGGCGCCATCGACGACCGGGCCAAGAAGGTCACCAAGGCCGTCGCCGAGCTGCTGCACATCGCCGGCGTGGAGTTCGCCGTCCTCGGCAACGGGGAGACCTGCTCGGGCGACCCGGCCCGCCGGATGGGCAACGAGTTCCTCTTCCAGCAGCTGGCGCAGGAGAACGTCGAGACGCTCAACGCCGTCTTCGAGGAGCGCCCGGCCGGACGGCGGAAGATCGTCGCCACCTGCCCGCACTGCTTCAACTCGATCAACCGCGAGTACCCGCAGCTGGGCGGCGACTACGACGTCGTGCACCACACCCAGCTGCTGGGCCAGCTGGTCGAGGAGGGCCGGCTCACCCCGGTCACCCCGATCGACCGCAAGGTCACCTACCACGACCCGTGCTTCCTGGGCCGGCACAACAAGGTCTACACACCGCCGCGCGAGATCCTCGACTCGGTGCAGGGCCTGACCACCCAGGAGATGCACCGCTGTAAAGACCGCGGCTTCTGCTGCGGCGCCGGCGGCGCGCGGATGTGGATGGAGGAGAAGATCGGCAAGCGGATCAACGTCGAGCGCACCGAGGAGGCGCTCGAGCTCGATCCCGACGTCATCTCCACCGCCTGCCCGTTCTGCATCACCATGCTCAGCGACGCGGTGACCAGCAAGAAGCAGGCCGGCGAGGCGAAGGAGCACGTCGAGGTGCTCGACGTCAGCCAGATCCTGCTGCGCTCGATGGCGCCGGCCGGCGCCCCGGGCACCGAGTCCGGACCGGGCGTGGGCACCGTGCCCGACGACCCGGCCGGCACCGGCTCGGCCGCCACCCAGCACGACTGA
- a CDS encoding PadR family transcriptional regulator, giving the protein MDASQLLKGVLDVAVLAVVRQADGYGYDVVRRLRAAGLEEVGDASVYGTLRRLYQAGALTSYVVPSDEGPHRKYYAINDRGRSVLQDSGKTWRTFVDSVDGLLAGASA; this is encoded by the coding sequence GTGGACGCCAGCCAGCTGCTCAAGGGCGTGCTCGACGTCGCGGTGCTGGCCGTCGTGCGCCAGGCCGACGGCTACGGCTACGACGTCGTCCGCCGGCTGCGGGCCGCCGGGCTCGAGGAGGTCGGCGACGCCTCGGTCTACGGGACGCTGCGCCGGCTGTACCAGGCAGGGGCGCTGACGTCCTACGTCGTGCCCAGCGACGAGGGACCGCACCGCAAGTACTACGCGATCAACGACAGGGGGCGTTCGGTGCTGCAGGACTCGGGCAAGACGTGGAGGACGTTCGTCGACTCCGTCGACGGCCTGCTCGCCGGGGCGTCGGCGTGA
- a CDS encoding HAAS signaling domain-containing protein, producing the protein MSAPAPAGIAQEARDYLRDVEAELADLPAEERGALLEDLEQHLEALAEEGDDCPVLIRLGSPAAYAEELRAAAGLPARGAARSPARTAQLRREVDRLRAHPLAGEVRQLLHELRPGWWVLRGYLVVAVPCLVTYGWVGVPVPEPLGSPLLGFVLVLAAIAASVALGRRQLPRPVGLLVNAAGALLALVGLTAVGGSPSYDDGGVAYASSYDVAVGDQPLVSRYGPVTDVLPYASDGTPLEGVLLYDQDGRPLQVGLQEWWADGCARVLRQPLAADGVPVPQAFPQTYVVDPSGVDGFGNPAQCDATVARPEVPLPVFPAPATAGPTTAPGSGG; encoded by the coding sequence GTGAGCGCGCCGGCGCCGGCGGGGATCGCGCAGGAGGCGCGCGACTACCTGCGCGACGTGGAGGCCGAGCTCGCCGACCTGCCCGCCGAGGAGCGCGGGGCCCTGCTGGAGGACCTCGAGCAGCACCTGGAGGCGCTCGCCGAGGAGGGGGACGACTGCCCGGTGCTCATCCGGCTCGGCTCGCCGGCCGCCTACGCCGAGGAGCTGCGCGCCGCCGCCGGCCTGCCGGCCCGCGGGGCCGCCCGGTCGCCGGCGCGGACGGCGCAGCTGCGGCGGGAGGTCGACCGGCTGCGGGCGCACCCGCTCGCCGGTGAGGTCCGGCAGCTGCTGCACGAGCTGCGCCCGGGCTGGTGGGTGCTCCGCGGCTACCTGGTGGTCGCCGTGCCGTGCCTGGTCACCTACGGCTGGGTCGGCGTCCCGGTGCCCGAGCCGCTGGGCAGCCCGCTGCTCGGCTTCGTGCTCGTGCTGGCCGCGATCGCGGCCTCGGTCGCGCTGGGCCGGCGGCAGCTGCCCCGGCCGGTCGGCCTGCTGGTGAACGCGGCGGGGGCGCTGCTGGCGCTGGTCGGGCTGACCGCGGTCGGCGGCTCGCCGTCCTACGACGACGGCGGCGTCGCCTACGCGTCGTCCTACGACGTGGCCGTGGGCGACCAGCCGCTGGTCTCCCGGTACGGCCCGGTCACCGACGTGCTGCCCTACGCCTCCGACGGCACCCCGCTCGAGGGCGTGCTGCTCTACGACCAGGACGGCCGGCCGCTGCAGGTCGGCCTGCAGGAGTGGTGGGCCGACGGCTGCGCCCGGGTGCTGCGGCAGCCGCTGGCCGCCGACGGCGTGCCGGTGCCGCAGGCCTTCCCGCAGACCTACGTCGTCGACCCCTCGGGTGTCGACGGCTTCGGCAACCCGGCGCAGTGCGACGCCACGGTCGCCCGCCCGGAGGTGCCGCTGCCGGTCTTCCCCGCCCCGGCCACGGCCGGGCCGACGACGGCGCCCGGGTCGGGGGGCTGA